One region of Microcoleus sp. FACHB-68 genomic DNA includes:
- a CDS encoding adenylate/guanylate cyclase domain-containing protein, whose translation MNKHFKKLLVPRHLEYLIISPDWIILDISSGVERFADRPDEVKPGKDVRTGFPELIGTEDILNAVLEAQQESFELKGIGRFSEFTSPFYLDFYVNEYTADEESLEKKLIIFFEDVTDKMLLEQSLVQSTNESNLLLSALSHSKIYNKQIITSMADALIVTTFSGTIKTVNKAAQNLFKYSEEELIGQQISRLIADRNFLNLVFQEQLLSNGELLKDIEVVCHTKAGQKIFVEFSCSGLQTDIENLKDFLYIGRDITERQRTQQRWGAQYATARILSESATLEQATPKILLAICESVGWTVGELWMVENEEMRMKPEEKILTSHLNGVRSQLLRCVGIWSRPAAVSAEFIEVSKQTTFAFGVGLPGCVWANRSPHWMSDVAKDVNFLRSQLAARSGLHGGFGFPILSNAEVLGVMAFFSREVQQPDEDLLQTMAAIGSQMGQFIKRKRAEAALSESEERYRELFENANDLIQSVTAGGHFIYVNRAWQETLGYSQAEISELTVFDIIHPDCKNQCLQIFQRVMSGEKIERVQAAFLSKKGKKISVEGNVNCTFVEGKPVATRAIFRDITERLQAESELRQEREQTERLLLNILPAPIAERLKQGPSTIAENFAEVTVLFADIVGFTQIASYLSPIELVDLLNQIFSAFDRLSEQHGLEKIKTIGNAYMVVGGLPNRRGDHAQAIAAMALEMQAALAQFNQENNQAFSIRIGIHSGPVVAGVIGIKKFIYDLWGDTVNIASRMESHGLAGRIQVSDSTYQLLHECYLFEERGTISVKGKGEMNTYFLLGRKDQDCCEIPQIQGENSVLGVREVTQRLVEQIEDKLRETFE comes from the coding sequence ATGAATAAGCATTTCAAAAAACTCTTAGTCCCGCGTCACCTGGAGTATCTAATTATAAGCCCGGACTGGATTATTCTAGATATATCTTCGGGTGTCGAAAGATTTGCGGATCGCCCTGATGAAGTGAAACCGGGAAAGGATGTCCGCACCGGCTTTCCTGAATTGATAGGAACTGAAGATATTTTAAATGCCGTCTTGGAAGCACAGCAAGAAAGCTTCGAGCTAAAAGGTATTGGACGATTTTCCGAATTTACTTCCCCTTTTTATCTCGATTTTTATGTCAATGAATATACAGCCGATGAAGAAAGTCTTGAAAAGAAGTTAATTATTTTTTTTGAAGATGTCACAGATAAAATGCTTTTAGAGCAAAGCTTAGTACAAAGTACAAATGAATCAAATCTTTTACTCAGCGCCCTCTCTCATTCAAAAATATATAATAAACAAATTATTACATCAATGGCCGATGCCTTGATAGTGACCACATTTTCTGGCACGATAAAAACCGTTAATAAAGCTGCTCAAAATTTATTCAAATATAGTGAAGAAGAATTAATAGGTCAACAAATTTCAAGATTAATTGCTGATCGAAATTTCTTAAACTTAGTTTTTCAGGAGCAGCTTTTATCAAATGGTGAACTTCTGAAAGATATAGAAGTTGTTTGTCATACCAAAGCCGGTCAAAAAATTTTTGTGGAATTTTCTTGTTCGGGCCTCCAAACCGATATCGAAAATTTAAAAGATTTCCTTTATATCGGTCGTGATATTACGGAACGTCAACGCACCCAACAACGCTGGGGGGCGCAGTATGCCACAGCCCGAATTTTATCGGAATCCGCGACATTAGAGCAGGCTACCCCAAAAATTTTGCTAGCAATTTGTGAAAGCGTAGGATGGACAGTTGGGGAACTTTGGATGGTAGAAAATGAAGAAATGAGAATGAAGCCTGAAGAAAAAATTCTCACTTCTCATTTGAATGGTGTGCGTTCACAATTATTGCGATGTGTCGGAATTTGGTCAAGACCGGCAGCCGTCAGCGCAGAATTTATCGAAGTATCCAAACAAACGACATTTGCCTTTGGCGTTGGTTTACCCGGTTGTGTGTGGGCAAATCGTTCCCCACACTGGATGAGCGATGTCGCTAAGGATGTTAACTTCTTGCGATCACAACTTGCCGCCCGATCTGGATTGCATGGAGGGTTTGGTTTCCCCATCCTCAGCAACGCTGAAGTCCTAGGCGTGATGGCATTCTTTAGCCGCGAAGTGCAACAACCCGATGAAGACTTATTACAGACAATGGCTGCGATTGGCAGTCAAATGGGTCAGTTTATCAAGCGCAAACGAGCAGAAGCTGCGCTTTCTGAAAGTGAAGAACGATATCGAGAATTGTTTGAAAATGCCAACGACTTAATTCAATCCGTTACTGCCGGCGGTCATTTTATTTATGTCAATCGAGCTTGGCAAGAAACCTTGGGATATAGCCAAGCAGAAATTTCAGAATTAACCGTATTTGACATTATTCATCCCGATTGTAAGAACCAATGTTTACAGATATTTCAAAGAGTGATGTCTGGAGAAAAAATAGAACGAGTTCAAGCTGCATTTCTTAGCAAAAAGGGAAAAAAAATTTCAGTAGAAGGAAACGTCAACTGTACATTTGTAGAAGGAAAGCCGGTGGCCACTCGTGCAATTTTCCGAGACATCACCGAGCGATTGCAGGCGGAATCGGAACTGCGCCAAGAAAGGGAACAAACTGAACGCCTATTGCTCAATATATTACCAGCACCCATTGCCGAGCGCCTGAAACAGGGGCCAAGTACCATTGCGGAAAACTTTGCCGAAGTGACAGTTCTGTTTGCAGATATCGTAGGCTTCACACAAATCGCTTCTTATCTGTCACCGATTGAATTGGTAGACTTGCTGAATCAAATTTTCTCAGCTTTTGACCGGCTGAGCGAACAGCATGGTTTGGAGAAAATTAAGACGATTGGGAATGCTTATATGGTGGTGGGCGGACTGCCAAACCGGCGGGGGGATCATGCTCAAGCAATCGCAGCAATGGCCCTTGAGATGCAAGCGGCACTGGCCCAATTTAATCAGGAAAACAATCAAGCATTCAGCATCCGGATCGGAATTCATAGCGGGCCTGTGGTGGCAGGAGTTATTGGCATCAAAAAATTTATTTATGATCTGTGGGGGGACACGGTGAATATCGCTAGCCGTATGGAATCACACGGTTTAGCGGGGCGAATTCAAGTGTCTGATTCCACCTACCAACTCTTGCATGAGTGCTATTTATTTGAAGAACGGGGAACAATCTCAGTGAAAGGCAAAGGAGAAATGAATACTTATTTTCTCTTAGGCAGAAAAGATCAGGACTGTTGCGAAATCCCGCAAATCCAAGGCGAGAATTCTGTATTGGGTGTGCGCGAGGTAACTCAGCGCCTAGTAGAACAGATTGAAGATAAACTGAGAGAAACTTTTGAGTAA
- a CDS encoding VanZ family protein → MKVRGIKKSNLGWIIAFFGFFAILLLIMLLADLGRLPLPLFQQEPFDKVGHFCLYGIASFLSHRAINRRMMAIFNYPIPLGPFIFSLFTAFEETLQATLPNRSASFLDFAASMAGIIVFYWVGEVWDRKRQK, encoded by the coding sequence ATGAAAGTTCGCGGAATCAAAAAATCAAATCTTGGCTGGATTATTGCCTTTTTTGGCTTTTTCGCCATCCTGCTTTTAATCATGCTGCTTGCGGACTTAGGAAGGCTACCTCTGCCACTATTTCAGCAGGAGCCTTTTGACAAGGTTGGGCATTTTTGCTTGTACGGGATTGCTTCTTTTCTCAGCCATCGTGCGATAAACCGGCGCATGATGGCGATTTTTAATTATCCAATTCCGCTAGGGCCATTTATCTTTAGTTTGTTTACAGCTTTTGAAGAGACGCTGCAAGCAACTTTACCCAATCGCAGTGCGAGTTTTTTAGATTTCGCTGCCAGCATGGCCGGCATTATTGTTTTTTATTGGGTTGGAGAAGTTTGGGATCGGAAAAGGCAGAAATAG
- a CDS encoding bifunctional acetate--CoA ligase family protein/GNAT family N-acetyltransferase → MQTPIKPTTDFAHDVLRYERQPLDAIFAPQTVAVIGATEKPGSVGRTILWNLIGNPFGGTVFPVNPKRHSVLGIKAYPTIAEVPEAVDLAVVVTPASTVPGVIKECVDAGVKGAIIVSAGFREIGPKGIELEQQILKEARRGRMRIIGPNCLGVMSPLTGLNATFASVMARPGNVGFISQSGALCTAILDWSFRENVGFSAFMSIGSMLDVGWGDLIYYLGDDLRTQSIVIYMESIGDARAFLSAAREVALTKPIIVIKSGRTDAAAKAAASHTGALAGSDEVLDAAFRRSGVLRVNTIDDLFNMAEVLAKQPRPKGKRLTILTNAGGPGVLATDALIGEGGELAQLSPETITALNEFLPTHWSHGNPIDILGDAEPERYAKAIAIAAQDPNSDGLLTILTPQAMSDPTQTAEQLKLVTPELNGKPILASWMGGADVAAGEAILNRANIFTLPYPDSAAHIFNYMWRYTYNLRGLYETPEMSRDCGEKGCDLQTADNIIHSARKAGRTILTEYESKQLLATYGIPTVDTRIAKSEDEAVQLAEEIGYPVVLKLYSETITHKTDVGGVRLLLQDEETVRGAYRGIQSSVTEKVGAEHFHGVTVQPMLKLEGYEIIIGSSLDPQFGPVLLFGTGGQLVEVFKDRALALPPLNTTLARRMMEQTKIYTALKGVRGRQPVDLAALEQLMVRFSQLVVEQPWIKEIDINPLLATPHDPHTKGSGLIALDARVVLHDPELTEDQLPMPAIRPYPTQYVAPWTMKDGMPVIIRPIRPEDEPLVVKFHETLSDRSVYFRYFHLLKLSRRVSHERLTRICFIDYDREMALVAEYTNPQTGESEILGFGRLSKLHGANEAEFGLLVSDKYQHRGLGTELLSRLLQVGRDEKLSRICADILPENLEMQRVSEKLGFRLNRAADVVQAEIDL, encoded by the coding sequence ATGCAAACGCCTATCAAGCCAACCACCGATTTTGCCCATGACGTTCTCCGCTACGAACGTCAACCCCTTGATGCCATCTTCGCACCGCAAACCGTTGCGGTAATCGGTGCAACTGAAAAACCGGGAAGTGTTGGGCGCACTATCCTGTGGAACTTGATCGGCAACCCGTTTGGGGGGACTGTTTTCCCCGTCAATCCCAAACGTCATAGTGTCCTGGGAATTAAAGCTTATCCAACGATTGCAGAAGTGCCGGAAGCCGTCGATCTGGCGGTTGTCGTTACACCAGCATCCACTGTACCGGGCGTGATTAAAGAGTGTGTGGATGCCGGCGTTAAAGGCGCAATTATTGTTTCTGCCGGCTTCCGAGAAATTGGCCCTAAAGGCATCGAACTCGAACAGCAAATCCTCAAAGAAGCACGGCGGGGACGGATGCGGATTATTGGCCCAAATTGTCTGGGCGTCATGAGTCCGCTAACCGGCTTAAACGCCACCTTCGCCAGTGTGATGGCGCGTCCCGGCAATGTTGGGTTTATCTCTCAAAGTGGCGCACTCTGCACCGCGATCCTCGACTGGAGTTTCCGCGAGAATGTGGGGTTCAGTGCTTTTATGTCCATTGGTTCCATGCTGGATGTCGGTTGGGGGGATTTAATTTATTACCTCGGCGACGATCTGCGGACGCAAAGCATTGTTATATATATGGAGTCTATCGGGGATGCGCGAGCATTTCTCTCGGCAGCGCGGGAAGTGGCGCTGACTAAACCGATTATTGTGATTAAATCTGGGCGCACAGATGCGGCGGCAAAGGCAGCAGCGTCTCATACAGGTGCGCTTGCCGGCAGTGATGAGGTACTTGATGCCGCCTTCCGGCGCAGTGGCGTTTTGCGAGTCAACACCATTGACGATCTTTTCAATATGGCAGAAGTGCTGGCAAAGCAACCGCGTCCCAAAGGCAAGCGTTTAACCATTCTCACCAATGCCGGTGGGCCGGGAGTCCTGGCAACCGATGCTTTAATTGGGGAAGGTGGGGAACTGGCACAATTATCCCCAGAAACCATAACTGCGCTGAATGAGTTTCTGCCGACGCATTGGAGTCACGGCAACCCGATTGATATTTTGGGGGATGCGGAACCAGAACGATACGCCAAAGCGATTGCAATTGCAGCACAAGATCCTAACAGCGACGGCTTGCTAACCATTCTCACACCGCAAGCCATGAGCGATCCGACTCAGACGGCTGAACAGCTCAAGCTGGTTACACCGGAACTCAACGGGAAGCCAATTTTAGCAAGTTGGATGGGAGGTGCTGACGTGGCTGCCGGCGAAGCAATTCTCAACCGCGCCAATATTTTTACATTGCCTTATCCCGATTCAGCGGCTCATATCTTTAACTATATGTGGCGCTACACCTACAATTTGCGGGGTTTGTACGAGACGCCGGAGATGTCAAGAGATTGTGGGGAAAAGGGTTGCGATCTTCAGACGGCGGATAATATCATCCACAGCGCACGCAAAGCCGGCAGAACGATTCTCACCGAGTATGAATCGAAGCAACTACTCGCTACCTACGGAATTCCCACAGTAGACACGCGCATTGCCAAGAGTGAAGACGAAGCCGTGCAACTGGCGGAAGAAATTGGCTATCCAGTGGTTCTGAAGCTCTATTCGGAAACAATAACCCATAAAACGGATGTCGGCGGCGTGCGGCTGCTGTTGCAAGACGAGGAAACCGTTAGAGGCGCATATCGGGGAATTCAATCTTCGGTAACTGAGAAAGTGGGTGCTGAGCATTTCCACGGCGTTACGGTTCAGCCGATGCTCAAACTCGAAGGCTACGAAATCATTATCGGCAGCAGTCTTGATCCCCAATTTGGGCCGGTTTTGTTATTTGGCACCGGCGGACAATTGGTGGAAGTGTTTAAAGATCGTGCACTAGCGCTACCGCCACTTAACACCACCCTGGCGCGGCGGATGATGGAACAAACGAAAATTTACACAGCTTTAAAAGGAGTGCGGGGACGCCAGCCGGTTGATTTGGCGGCGCTGGAACAGTTAATGGTGCGATTCAGCCAGCTTGTGGTTGAACAGCCTTGGATTAAGGAAATTGATATTAATCCGCTGCTGGCAACTCCCCACGATCCACACACGAAGGGATCAGGATTGATCGCCTTGGATGCGCGGGTTGTGCTGCACGATCCAGAGTTAACGGAAGACCAACTTCCGATGCCGGCAATTCGCCCCTATCCGACGCAATATGTGGCACCCTGGACAATGAAAGATGGGATGCCGGTGATCATTCGTCCGATTCGTCCGGAAGATGAGCCACTGGTGGTTAAATTCCATGAAACCCTCAGTGATCGCAGTGTTTATTTCCGGTATTTCCACCTTTTGAAGTTGAGCCGGCGCGTCTCCCACGAACGACTGACACGCATTTGCTTTATCGACTACGACCGGGAAATGGCACTGGTTGCTGAGTATACTAACCCGCAGACGGGCGAAAGCGAGATTCTTGGTTTTGGACGCTTAAGCAAATTGCACGGCGCGAATGAGGCTGAGTTTGGTTTACTGGTTAGTGACAAGTACCAACATCGGGGTTTAGGTACTGAATTACTGAGCCGGTTGCTACAGGTGGGACGTGATGAGAAACTTAGCCGCATCTGTGCTGATATCTTGCCAGAAAATCTGGAAATGCAGCGCGTCAGTGAAAAACTTGGTTTCCGCCTCAATCGTGCCGCAGATGTGGTGCAGGCGGAGATCGATCTCTAA
- a CDS encoding family 10 glycosylhydrolase, with amino-acid sequence MNLMAIIVRVLSRLRLAVSNFRAKEQKSSRAAESPPSAGKAIRQKSKLLIFVLSLLFGLSVTQVYAAYPPRRVVQQSETPSEMVTVGHTREFRGVWAATVANIDWPSKPGMPVEQQKAELLSILNRMQALNLNALVLQVRPAGDALYASQIEPWSYWLTGTQGKAPAPYYDPLEFAIAESHKRNIELHAWFNPYRAKTPDKFSLAGNHMARVYPQYAYQYGDLLWMDPGAKPVQDRTYDVIMDVVRRYDVDGIHLDDYFYPYPKDGISFPDSRTYGAYKAAGGTFSLADWRRDNVNQLMQRLSTGIRAEKPHVKFGISPFGIYRPGQPAGIVGLDQYNELYADAKKWLEEGWVDYLAPQLYWRIDPPQQSYPALLTWWTQHNPKRRHIYAGNYLSQLNGGSWTISEFKRQVEITRKMAPQLSLGNIFFSMKVFKENRFGVNEAFRSALYPSPALPPAMSWLDNEPPAPPSGITVTSNYVTWDKPAANDIRSWTLYTKAGNTWKLLRVIPSNITAFKVERGTYALSAVDDTANESQAVVVSIR; translated from the coding sequence ATGAATTTGATGGCTATTATTGTTCGAGTGCTAAGCCGGCTACGGCTTGCGGTTAGTAATTTCAGGGCGAAAGAGCAGAAAAGCTCACGCGCTGCCGAGTCCCCTCCATCTGCCGGTAAAGCAATCCGGCAAAAAAGCAAGTTATTAATATTTGTTTTGTCCCTACTGTTCGGACTGAGTGTGACTCAGGTTTACGCCGCTTACCCACCCAGGCGCGTTGTCCAACAATCTGAAACACCTTCTGAGATGGTTACGGTTGGCCATACGCGAGAGTTTCGCGGCGTGTGGGCAGCAACGGTGGCCAATATTGATTGGCCTTCAAAACCCGGAATGCCGGTGGAACAGCAGAAAGCAGAATTGCTGTCGATCCTGAACCGGATGCAGGCGTTAAACCTGAATGCTTTAGTTTTGCAAGTCAGGCCGGCAGGAGATGCTTTATACGCCTCTCAAATAGAACCTTGGAGTTATTGGCTAACCGGCACCCAAGGGAAAGCGCCGGCACCCTATTATGACCCGCTAGAGTTTGCGATTGCAGAAAGCCACAAGCGCAATATCGAACTTCACGCCTGGTTTAACCCCTACCGCGCCAAGACACCCGACAAATTCTCGCTTGCCGGTAATCACATGGCAAGAGTTTACCCACAATACGCTTACCAGTATGGGGATTTGCTGTGGATGGACCCAGGTGCGAAGCCGGTTCAGGATCGGACTTATGACGTAATCATGGACGTTGTGCGTCGCTATGACGTGGATGGCATTCACCTCGATGATTATTTCTATCCCTATCCGAAAGACGGCATTTCCTTCCCCGACTCTAGAACTTACGGCGCTTACAAAGCAGCCGGTGGCACCTTTTCTCTTGCTGACTGGCGCAGAGACAATGTCAATCAATTGATGCAGCGTCTTTCTACGGGAATTCGCGCCGAGAAACCGCACGTTAAATTTGGCATCAGTCCCTTTGGAATTTACCGGCCCGGACAGCCTGCCGGTATTGTTGGACTCGACCAGTACAATGAACTGTATGCCGACGCTAAGAAATGGTTAGAAGAAGGTTGGGTGGATTATTTAGCCCCACAACTTTACTGGCGCATCGATCCACCCCAGCAAAGTTATCCAGCATTGCTGACATGGTGGACGCAACATAACCCCAAACGCCGCCACATTTATGCCGGTAATTATCTCAGCCAATTGAATGGCGGTAGCTGGACAATTTCTGAGTTTAAACGACAAGTTGAAATTACCCGCAAGATGGCACCGCAACTTTCTTTAGGGAATATCTTTTTCAGCATGAAGGTATTCAAAGAAAATCGGTTCGGTGTCAATGAAGCTTTCCGATCTGCGCTTTATCCTTCGCCGGCATTGCCTCCCGCTATGTCTTGGTTAGATAACGAACCGCCGGCACCTCCAAGTGGAATAACGGTGACTTCTAACTACGTGACATGGGACAAGCCGGCTGCCAATGATATTCGTTCTTGGACACTTTATACCAAGGCCGGTAATACTTGGAAACTGCTGCGAGTCATACCCTCGAACATCACAGCTTTTAAAGTTGAGCGCGGCACTTATGCCCTATCCGCCGTTGATGATACCGCCAACGAAAGTCAGGCAGTTGTCGTCTCCATACGATAA
- a CDS encoding zf-TFIIB domain-containing protein, translated as MKCPACGKSLSQKVAGNITVDACEGGCGGIWFDNFELKKVDEPDENAGEILLAIDRTKAIEVDQNKKRHCPRCETIIMMRHFFSVKRQVLVDECPKCGGFWLDAGELAAIRQQFSSEEVKEAVAEEYLSDIFDSYLATRLMRRQS; from the coding sequence ATGAAATGCCCAGCTTGCGGTAAAAGTTTAAGCCAAAAAGTAGCAGGAAATATTACAGTGGATGCCTGCGAAGGCGGGTGCGGCGGAATTTGGTTCGATAACTTTGAACTAAAAAAAGTTGATGAGCCAGATGAGAACGCCGGCGAAATTCTTTTAGCGATTGATAGAACGAAAGCGATTGAAGTTGATCAAAATAAGAAGCGACACTGCCCTCGCTGTGAAACTATTATAATGATGCGACATTTTTTCAGTGTAAAACGGCAAGTATTAGTTGATGAATGTCCAAAATGCGGGGGATTTTGGTTAGATGCCGGTGAATTGGCGGCTATCCGACAACAATTTAGTTCAGAAGAAGTCAAAGAAGCTGTTGCGGAGGAATATTTATCCGATATCTTTGATAGCTATTTGGCAACAAGGCTAATGCGACGCCAAAGTTAA
- the alaS gene encoding alanine--tRNA ligase, whose protein sequence is MPSSPQNLTGSEIRQKFLDFFAERGHQVLPSASLVPEDPTVLLTIAGMLPFKPIFLGQRTPEFPRATTSQKCIRTNDIENVGRTARHHTFFEMLGNFSFGDYFKEQAISWGWELSTKVFGLPAERLVVSVFREDDEAFALWRDKIGVPEARIKRMGEEDNFWTSGPTGPCGPCSEIYYDFHPERGDDGIDLEDDSRFIEFYNLVFMQYNRDVEGNLTPLQSQNIDTGMGLERMAQILQKVPNNYETDLIFPIIQTAAEIAGIDYSTADEKTKVSLKVIGDHVRSVVHMIADEIRASNIGRGYVLRRLIRRVVRHGRLIGIEGEFTPKIAETAIQLSETAYPNVRKRADAIKAELQREETRFLKTLERGEKLLADILAKQPKQISGVDAFTLYDTYGFPLELTQEIAEEQGITVDAAGFEVEMKKQVERAKEAHETIDLTVQGSLDKLAEHIQATEFVGYAQPVAEADVTAILVSGKSVDEAEAGTLVQVVLDQTPFYAESGGQIGDLGYLSGDEVLVRIEDVKKESDFFVHFGRVERGVLRVGDPVTAQIDRACRRRVQANHTATHLLQAALKKIVDESISQAGSLVDFDRLRFDFNCPRSLTADELQQIEEQINTWIAEAHRAQVTVMPLAEAKAKGATAMFGEKYGDEVRVVDYSGVSMELCGGTHVSNTAEIGVFKIISEAGVASGVRRIEAVAGPAILEYLNVRDKVVKDLSDRFKVKPEEIPDRITGLQTELKNTQKQLEAAKGELAIAKSDQLLAKAESVGEFKFIVAQLDDVDAEALKTAAERLQQKLGAGGAVVLGSVPESDKVSLVSAFGADVNKKGLQAGKFIGTIAKICGGGGGGRPNLAQAGGRDPSQLKAALESARTQLLEGLQ, encoded by the coding sequence ATGCCTTCCTCTCCCCAGAACCTCACCGGCAGCGAAATAAGACAGAAATTCCTCGACTTCTTTGCCGAACGGGGGCACCAAGTGCTGCCAAGTGCCTCCCTGGTGCCGGAAGATCCGACTGTACTGCTGACGATCGCCGGAATGCTGCCGTTTAAGCCGATTTTTCTGGGGCAGCGAACGCCGGAATTTCCCCGCGCGACGACTTCGCAAAAGTGTATCCGCACGAATGATATTGAGAATGTGGGACGCACGGCAAGACACCACACTTTCTTTGAGATGTTGGGCAATTTCAGCTTTGGGGATTACTTCAAAGAGCAAGCAATCTCTTGGGGTTGGGAACTGTCTACAAAAGTGTTTGGGTTGCCGGCAGAACGTCTTGTCGTCAGCGTGTTTCGGGAAGATGACGAAGCGTTTGCTCTGTGGCGCGATAAAATTGGCGTCCCAGAAGCTCGAATTAAACGGATGGGAGAGGAGGATAATTTCTGGACATCTGGCCCAACCGGCCCTTGTGGCCCTTGTTCGGAAATATATTACGACTTCCACCCAGAACGCGGTGATGACGGTATTGATTTAGAAGACGATAGCCGGTTTATCGAGTTTTATAACTTGGTGTTCATGCAATATAACCGCGATGTAGAAGGCAATCTGACGCCGCTGCAAAGCCAGAATATTGACACCGGCATGGGACTGGAACGGATGGCGCAAATCCTCCAGAAAGTCCCGAATAATTACGAAACCGACCTGATTTTTCCGATTATTCAAACGGCTGCTGAAATTGCCGGTATTGACTACAGCACAGCAGACGAGAAAACCAAAGTTTCTTTAAAAGTGATTGGGGATCACGTCCGTTCAGTGGTTCACATGATTGCCGATGAAATTCGCGCCTCTAATATTGGGCGGGGTTATGTGCTGCGCCGGCTCATTCGTCGCGTCGTGCGTCATGGGCGGTTGATTGGCATTGAAGGTGAATTTACCCCAAAAATTGCAGAAACAGCTATTCAGCTTTCTGAAACTGCTTATCCTAATGTTCGCAAACGGGCAGATGCAATCAAAGCAGAATTGCAACGGGAAGAAACTCGCTTCCTCAAAACTTTGGAACGCGGCGAAAAATTGCTGGCAGATATTCTGGCAAAACAGCCTAAACAAATTTCTGGGGTCGATGCCTTTACCCTTTATGACACCTATGGGTTCCCCTTAGAACTGACGCAAGAAATTGCTGAAGAACAAGGCATTACCGTTGATGCTGCCGGCTTTGAAGTGGAAATGAAGAAGCAGGTAGAACGGGCAAAAGAAGCCCACGAAACCATCGATTTAACGGTGCAAGGTTCCTTAGATAAGCTGGCAGAACACATACAAGCGACGGAGTTTGTCGGTTACGCACAGCCGGTTGCTGAGGCGGATGTGACTGCAATTTTAGTCAGCGGTAAATCTGTTGATGAAGCAGAAGCCGGCACCTTGGTACAAGTCGTTTTAGATCAGACGCCATTCTATGCCGAATCCGGCGGACAAATTGGCGATCTCGGCTACCTTAGCGGCGATGAAGTGCTGGTTCGCATTGAAGATGTTAAAAAAGAATCCGATTTCTTTGTGCATTTTGGACGCGTTGAACGGGGTGTATTACGAGTTGGCGATCCCGTGACAGCACAAATTGATCGGGCTTGCCGGCGTCGGGTTCAGGCAAATCATACAGCAACGCATTTGTTGCAAGCGGCGCTGAAAAAGATTGTTGATGAATCGATTTCTCAAGCCGGCTCTTTGGTAGACTTTGACCGGCTACGATTTGATTTCAATTGTCCGCGTTCCTTAACAGCAGATGAACTGCAACAAATCGAGGAGCAAATTAACACTTGGATCGCCGAAGCTCACCGCGCTCAAGTAACAGTTATGCCACTCGCTGAAGCCAAAGCCAAAGGAGCAACCGCCATGTTTGGCGAAAAGTATGGCGATGAGGTGCGCGTGGTTGATTATTCAGGCGTTTCGATGGAACTTTGCGGCGGCACTCATGTGAGCAATACGGCTGAAATTGGGGTGTTTAAAATTATCTCAGAAGCCGGTGTTGCATCCGGTGTGCGACGAATTGAAGCGGTTGCCGGCCCTGCTATTTTAGAATATCTAAATGTGCGGGATAAGGTTGTTAAGGATTTGAGTGATCGCTTCAAGGTTAAACCTGAAGAAATCCCGGATCGGATTACCGGCTTGCAAACGGAACTGAAAAACACCCAGAAGCAATTGGAAGCCGCTAAAGGAGAATTAGCGATTGCAAAATCTGATCAATTGTTAGCCAAAGCTGAGTCGGTTGGTGAGTTTAAATTTATTGTCGCTCAGCTAGATGATGTTGACGCCGAAGCGCTGAAAACAGCGGCAGAAAGGTTGCAGCAAAAACTCGGTGCCGGTGGCGCTGTCGTGTTAGGTTCCGTCCCCGAATCTGACAAAGTCAGTTTAGTCTCAGCCTTTGGTGCCGATGTCAATAAAAAAGGCTTACAAGCCGGCAAATTTATCGGCACAATTGCCAAAATTTGCGGTGGCGGCGGTGGAGGACGTCCGAATTTGGCACAAGCCGGTGGACGCGATCCGAGCCAATTAAAGGCAGCCTTAGAAAGCGCTCGTACTCAATTGCTTGAAGGTTTGCAATAG